The following coding sequences are from one Xiphophorus couchianus chromosome 7, X_couchianus-1.0, whole genome shotgun sequence window:
- the csnk1da gene encoding casein kinase I, producing the protein MELRVGNRYRLGRKIGSGSFGDIYLGTDISVGEEVAIKLECVKTKHPQLHIESKIYKMMQGGVGIPTIKWCGAEGDYNVMVMELLGPSLEDLFNFCSRKFSLKTVLLLADQMISRIEYIHSKNFIHRDVKPDNFLMGLGKKGNLVYIIDFGLAKKYRDARTHQHIPYRENKNLTGTARYASINTHLGIEQSRRDDLESLGYVLMYFNLGSLPWQGLKAATKRQKYERISEKKMSTPIEVLCKGYPSEFATYLNFCRSLRFDDKPDYSYLRQLFRNLFHRQGFSYDYVFDWNMLKFGANRAVEDAERERREREERLRHSRNPGARGMASASGRARAAQDAAAPSPLNPASHTGMEKERKVSMRLHRGAPVNISSSDLTGRQDTSRMSTSQALSRVTPSGLQSAAPR; encoded by the exons ATGGAGTTGAGAGTCGGAAACCGATACAGACTGGGCAGAAAGATTGGAAGCGGATCGTTTGGAGACATATACTTGG GTACTGATATCTCAGTGGGAGAAGAGGTGGCCATCAAGCTGGAATGTGTGAAGACTAAACACCCCCAACTCCACATCGAAAGCAAGATCTACAAGATGATGCAAGGCGGAG TGGGGATTCCAACTATAAAGTGGTGTGGTGCTGAGGGAGACTACAATGTGATGGTGATGGAGCTGCTGGGCCCCAGTCTGGAGGACCTGTTCAACTTCTGCTCTCGGAAGTTCAGTCTGAAGACCGTCCTCCTGCTTGCTGACCAGATG ATCAGCAGGATTGAATACATCCACTCCAAGAACTTCATCCACCGAGACGTGAAGCCAGACAACTTCTTGATGGGGCTGGGCAAGAAGGGCAACCTGGTCTACATCATCGACTTTGGTCTGGCTAAGAAATACCGCGACGCGCGCACGCACCAGCACATCCCCTACCGCGAAAACAAGAACCTGACCGGCACTGCCCGCTACGCCTCCATAAACACACACCTTGGCATTG AACAATCCAGACGGGATGACTTGGAATCTCTGGGCTACGTCCTGATGTACTTCAACCTGGGCTCTCTTCCCTGGCAAGGACTCAAAGCTGCCACCAAGAGGCAGAAGTACGAACGCATCAGTGAGAAGAAGATGTCCACCCCCATTGAGGTCCTGTGTAAAGGCTATCCCT CTGAGTTTGCCACATACTTGAACTTTTGCCGTTCTCTGCGCTTTGACGACAAGCCCGACTACTCCTACCTCCGCCAGCTCTTCAGGAACCTCTTCCACAGACAGGGCTTCTCCTACGACTACGTCTTTGATTGGAACATGCTCAAATTT GGTGCCAACAGGGCCGTAGAGGACGCTGAGAGGGAGCGCCGGGAGCGCGAGGAGAGGCTGAGGCACAGCAGGAACCCCGGGGCCAGAGGCATGGCTTCAGCTTCAGGCAGAGCCAGGGCAGCTCAGGACGCCGCAGCCCCCTCCCCACTCAACCCTGCTTCACACACAG GTatggagaaggagaggaaggtGAGCATGCGTCTTCATCGTGGAGCACCTGTCAACATCTCCTCATCAGACCTGACCGGCCGACAGGACACGTCTCGCATGTCCACCTCACAG GCTCTGTCCCGGGTTACACCAAGCGGCCTCCAGTCTGCAGCTCCGCGGTGA
- the scpep1 gene encoding retinoid-inducible serine carboxypeptidase yields MARFGALLCFLSVLIPQGLPSPLAGKEVWDYVEVRPGAHMFWWLYYADSPSAQYQDLPLVMWLQGGPGGSGSGFGNFEEIGPLNRDLEPRKTSWVQAASVLFVDNPVGTGFSYAERPDGFATNVSTVASDMLVLLKHFFTQIPEFQSKPFYIFSESYGGKMAAAISLELSKAVAQGSVKCNFAGVALGDSWISPLDSVMTWGPYLYTTSLLDNNGLADVNSAAEKVKQAVEQQQFLKATELWSVTETVVEQNTNGVNFYNILTQQPDEKVTTAAGENFISLQTHRHIRPLHKQSLNELMNGAIRKKLAIIPQNVTWGGQAEDVFSNMAGDFMRPVVDIVDQLLTAGVNVTVYNGQLDLIVDTIGQELWVKRLKWEGLPGFSQLRWTPLDDPASPGTTGAFFKTYKNFAFYWILKAGHMIPSDQGAMALQMLKMITQQD; encoded by the exons ATGGCTCGGTTTGGAGctctcctctgttttctctctgttctcaTCCCTCAAG GGCTTCCCTCTCCGCTGGCGGGTAAAGAAGTCTGGGACTACGTGGAAGTGAGACCCGGGGCCCACATGTTCTGGTGGCTTTATTATGCTGACAGTCCGTCAGCTCAGTATCAGGACCTGCCGCTGGTCATGTGGCTGCAG GGTGGACCAGGAGGATCAGGGAGTGGCTTTGGTAACTTTGAAGAAATTGGCCCACTGAACAGAGACCTGGAGCCCAGGAAGACGAGCTGG GTGCAGGCAGCCAGTGTGTTGTTTGTGGATAACCCAGTGGGCACCGGATTTAGCTACGCTGAACGGCCTGACGGCTTTGCCACCAACGTTTCCACTGTGGCCTCAGACATGCTGGTGCTGCTCAAACATTTCTTCACACAGATACCGGAGTTCCAG AGCAAGCCCTTCTACATCTTCTCTGAGTCATATGGGGGAAAGATGGCTGCTGCCATCTCACTGGAACTCAGCAAG GCTGTAGCCCAAGGCTCAGTGAAATGCAACTTTGCAGGTGTGGCACTAGGAGACTCGTGGATTTCCCCTTTGG ACTCTGTGATGACATGGGGTCCATACCTTTATACCACT TCCCTGCTGGACAACAACGGCCTGGCTGATGTCAACAGTGCAGCGGAGAAGGTGAAGCAAGCtgtggagcagcagcagtttctgaaagCCACTGAGCTGTGGTCGGTCACTGAGACGGTAGTGGAGCAG AACACCAATGGGGTGAACTTCTACAACATTCTAACCCAGCAACCAGATGAGAAGGTCACTACTGCTGCAGGAGAAAACTTCATCT CTCTGCAAACCCACCGCCACATTCGCCCTCTGCACAAGCAATCACTGAACGAGCTGATGAACGGAGCAATAAGGAAGAAACTGGCCATCATCCCTCAGAATGTCACTTGGGGAG GTCAAGCAGAAGACGTGTTCAGCAACATGGCTGGTGATTTTATGAGGCCAGTGGTGGATATAGTGGACCAGTTGTTGACAGCTGGAGTCAATGTGACGGTTTACAATGGCCAGCTGGATCTCATAGTGGACACCATCG GTCAGGAGCTTTGGGTGAAACGGCTAAAGTGGGAGGGACTTCCTGGTTTCAGCCAGCTGAGGTGGACCCCCCTGGATGACCCAGCCTCCCCAGGAACCACTGGAGCCTTTTTCAAGACTTACAAGAACTTTGCATTCTACTGGATCCTCAAAGCTGGTCACATG ATTCCTTCAGACCAGGGAGCCATGGCCTTGCAGATGCTGAAGATGATCACGCAGCAGGACTGA
- the engase gene encoding cytosolic endo-beta-N-acetylglucosaminidase, translated as MELSGDENVILGEVGLPAADNLKRSGDVAEDGKVDSKKKRTESCFDQPVDSSVHEVIKYSPSALPAKHYDADTTEPISCGLSSMNDLLSWNRSEANPFNVAAVPLAPRKPRLVNCLRRTLVSHDMMGGYLDDRFVQGTSSEEPYAFYHWQYIDIFNYFTHQMVTVPPAVWTNAAHKHGVIVLGTFITEWTDGAAVCEAFLKDEESYRAVADKLVQISHYYGFDGWLINIENTLSEGAVKNAPLFLRYLMEQMHERVPSSLILWYDSVTENGKLQWQNELNQSNRIFFDACDGFFTNYNWTEENLEWMKDYSVVQGRQADVYIGVDVFARGKVVGGMLETNKALDVIRKHNFSAAIFAPGWVYESQSDKSKFRTHQDKFWALLSDYLYIHRPASQLPFISSFCQGFGKAVYREGQHETAKRWFNLAAQEIQPLYYHMALEDGGWVRSSGCPEDAWNGGCSLLLDGLIPSTLNTPICAKIFSLHVPLDSRIMVTLVYKASAGITVSLQLRTTDSSHCSHTDVHEVTLNSVTPETVGSGSQLESQMSELCGNRDLHGWTVRCSQLELHGCVLREVCVLIHREGEPQDTTFSCRVGEIKVLDVGTLQPPTDPVRGLCIDDVVWLRGAGSSPESSSSCLRLNATLRWDYPVESVRHFRVHWRRLRGPDPRIPPGQLELLARAYSNQFRVTELLVPKPPSVLELLVEPVTRWGSLVPESRWGRRQLSYTE; from the exons ATGGAGTTATCTGGTGATGAAAACGTGATTCTCGGAGAAGTCGGGTTGCCAGCTGCTGATAATCTCAAAAGAAGTGGAGACGTTGCTGAAGACGGGAAAGTGGACAGTAAAAAGAAACG GACCGAGTCGTGTTTTGACCAGCCTGTGGACTCAAGTGTTCATGAGGTCATCAAGTATTCACCTTCTGCTCTTCCTG CCAAACATTACGATGCAGACACAACCGAACCAATCAGCTGTGGTCTGTCCTCTATGAATGACTTGTTGTCATGGAACCGAAGCGAGGCGAACCCCTTCAACGTGGCAGCCGTTCCTCTGGCACCTCGGAAGCCCCGTCTGGTCAACTGTCTACGCCGGACATTGGTGTCCCATGACATGATGGGTGGCTACCTGGACGACCG GTTTGTCCAAGGCACCAGTTCAGAGGAACCCTATGCCTTCTACCATTGGCAGTACATAGACATTTTTAACTACTTCACTCATCAGATGGTCACTGTTCCTCCAGCCGTGTGGACGAATGCTGCACATAAACATGGAGTCATAGTTCTTG GGACTTTCATCACAGAGTGGACTGACGGAGCGGCAGTGTGTGAGGCCTTCCTGAAAGATGAGGAGTCGTACCGGGCCGTGGCTGACAAGCTGGTCCAGATCAGTCATTATTACGGCTTTGATGGCTGGCTCATTAACATAGAGAACACTCTGAGT GAGGGAGCTGTGAAGAACGCTCCGCTGTTCCTGCGCTACCTGATGGAGCAGATGCACGAGCGAGTGCCCAGCAGCCTGATCCTGTGGTACGACAGTGTCACTGAGAACGGAAAGCTTCAGTGGCAGAATGAACTCAACCAGTCCAACAG GATATTTTTTGATGCCTGTGATGGCTTCTTTACAAACTACAACTGGACAGAGGAAAACCTGGAGTGGATGAAGGACTACTCTGTGGTCCAAGGCCGTCAGGCTGATGTGTACATTGGGGTGGATGTGTTTGCCAGAGGGAAGGTGGTGGGAGGGATGCTGGAAACCAATAAG GCTCTGGACGTCATCCGAAAGCACAACTTCTCTGCAGCCATCTTCGCTCCAGGATGGGTGTATGAGAGTCAAAGTGATAAGAGCAAATTCCGCACCCATCAAGACAA GTTCTGGGCTCTGCTCTCAGATTACCTGTACATCCACCGACCAGCTTCACAGCTTCCATTCATCTCCTCCTTCTGCCAGGGCTTTGGGAAAGCAGTCTACAGGGAAGGACAG CATGAGACGGCAAAGCGCTGGTTCAACCTGGCTGCTCAGGAGATCCAGCCGTTGTACTACCACATGGCTCTGGAGGACGGGGGCTGGGTCAGGAGCAGCGGCTGCCCTGAAGACGCCTGGAATGGAGGCTGCTCTCTGCTGCTGGACGGACTCATCCCCTCAACTTTAAACACTCCAATTTGTGCCAA GATTTTCTCGCTCCATGTGCCGCTGGATTCCAGGATCATGGTAACTCTGGTGTACAAAGCGTCTGCTGGCATCACCGTCTCTTTGCAGCTGAGGACAACAGATTCTTCTCACTGTTCCCACACTGATGTCCATGAGGTCACAC TAAACAGTGTGACCCCTGAGACTGTGGGAAGTGGATCGCAGCTAGAGAGCCAGATGTCTGAGCTCTGTGGAAACAGAGACCTGCATGGATGGACTGTTAG ATGTTCACAACTGGAGCTTCATGGCTGCGTTCTCAGAGAAGTGTGTGTCCTTATCCATCGGGAAGGGGAGCCTCAGGACACGACTTTCAGCTGCAGAGTGGGAGAGATCAAG GTACTGGACGTGGGTACTCTGCAGCCACCCACTGACCCCGTTCGGGGCTTGTGCATTGATGATGTGGTTTGGCTGCGTGGTGCCGGTTCATCACCAGAGAGTTCGTCCTCTTGCCTGCGCCTCAATGCCACCCTGCGCTGGGACTACCCTGTGGAATCTGTGCGCCACTTCAGGGTGCACTGGAGAAGGCTGAGAGGACCGGACCCAAGAATCCCTCCAGgtcagctggagctgctggccCGGGCCTACTCCAACCAGTTCAGGGTGACAGAGCTGCTCGTGCCTAAGCCGCCCAGCGTGTTGGAGCTGCTGGTGGAGCCGGTGACCAGGTGGGGCTCCCTCGTCCCGGAGAGCCGGTGGGGAAGAAGACAGCTCAGCTACACAGAATGA
- the coil gene encoding coilin, with product MAAHGNKFIRLRLFFDYPPPAVVGCRMCWLLVDLNTCRVVADLESVIREKFEFSRSSILSLFIEDCYLPHTESIYVVRDNDNVRVKVECLAQVNGHSSCPETAAVSCKKRQRDTAEGPSAEHKKKKKKRNELEDGTADWSDLAKGGNGNKMLEIKMAAKKKKKKRTVKSVDRSHPAVSEATANVASHMPSSPDKTPAGKVKTQTVPSSGPSRNGGKACHQKVAKKTSASPAASKGNQKPSPEKSRPPSSSASSQTGSSSDEADTLKVPVGSKALHPDTSKAAAQNQNQASSIEQPPLNRDSEEEIQLVIRWPQQPLLNIPGPGAWRGLGRGRDRKWAKGDLGECPGVRGQSDMERFGNGTKEPSYQTDSLSNKSIVLQNEAEPIPKDYSSMPLLAAPPQVGRSIAFKLLELTENYTPEVSEYKEGKIINFDPTTNQIELELLNASQAPAEPGKFDLVYQNPDGSERVEYAIQRGSSVMERWDSLLEPRLII from the exons ATGGCTGCGCACGGCAACAAGTTTATTCGCCTCCGCTTGTTTTTTGACTACCCGCCCCCGGCCGTCGTGGGGTGCCGCATGTGCTGGCTGCTCGTGGACCTGAACACGTGCCGCGTGGTGGCCGACCTGGAGAGCGTCATCCGGGAGAAGTTTGAGTTCAGCCGCAGCAGCATCCTGAGCCTGTTCATAGAGGACTGCTACCTGCCGCACACGGAGAGCATCTACGTGGTGCGGGACAACGACAACGTCAG GGTGAAGGTGGAATGTCTGGCTCAGGTGAATGGACACAGCAGCTGTCCAGAGACGGCTGCTGTGTCCTGCaagaagagacagagagacaccGCAGAGGGACCGAGCGCAgaacacaagaagaagaagaagaagagaaacgAGCTGGAGGACGGCACGGCAGATTGGTCAGATTTAGCTAAAGGTGGTAATGGGAATAAGATGTTAGAAATAAAGATGGctgcaaaaaagaagaagaagaagaggacagTGAAGTCAGTGGACAGAAGCCATCCTGCTGTCTCTGAAGCTACAGCTAATGTGGCCTCACACATGCCCTCCAGCCCTGACAAGACCCCAGCAGGGAAGGTGAAAACACAGACTGTCCCTTCATCAGGCCCCAGCAGGAATGGAGGTAAAGCTTGTCATCAAAAAGTAGCCAAGAAAACCAGCGCCTCTCCTGCTGCTTCAAAGGGAAACCAGAAACCCAGCCCCGAAAAATCTCGGCCTCCTTCCTCATCTGCGTCTTCACAAACGGGCTCCTCCTCGGATGAGGCCGATACTTTAAAAGTCCCAGTCGGATCCAAAGCTTTACACCCCGACACCAGCAAGGCTGCagctcagaaccagaaccaggcgtCCAGCATAGAGCAGCCTCCGCTCAACCGAGACAGTGAAGAAGAGATCCAGCTGGTTATCCGCTGGCCGCAGCAGCCTCTCCTGAACATCCCCGGCCCGGGGGCCTGGAGGGGCCTCGGTAGGGGCCGGGACAGGAAGTGGGCCAAAGGGGATCTTGGAGAGTGccctggggtcagaggtcaaagtgACATGGAGCGATTCGGGAATGGCACAAAGGAGCCCTCATACCAGACTGACTCTCTGAGCAACAAGTCTATTGTTCTGCAG AATGAAGCAGAACCCATCCCGAAGGACTACAGCTCCATGCCGCTGCTGGCTGCCCCGCCCCAGGTGGGCCGGAGCATCGCCTTCAAG TTGCTGGAGCTAACAGAGAACTACACACCAGAAGTATCTGAATATAAG GAGGGAAAGATTATCAACTTTGACCCGACAACCAACCAGATTGAGCTGGAACTTCTTAATGCCTCGCAAG CTCCTGCTGAACCAGGCAAGTTTGACCTGGTCTATCAGAATCCAGACGGCTCAGAAAGAGTGGAGTACGCCATACAGAGGGGATCCTCA GTTATGGAACGTTGGGACTCTCTGCTGGAGCCAAGACTCAtcatttaa